A stretch of DNA from Nocardioides sp. Arc9.136:
ATCCGGTGTCCTCCTCGTCGCGTGGCCCGGCGCTCGGACGCGTGCCCGACCTGCGGGGTTCCGGTCCCTCCGCGCGACCCACCGAGCCTCGGCGGCCCTCGGCGGCCCTCAGCGGCCCTCAGCGGCCCTCAGCGGCCCTCAGCGGCCCTCAGCGGCCCTCAGCGGGGAGCGTCGTCGAACCAGGACCAGCCCGCGGGATCGGCGCCGACGGCGAGCAGCGGCGTCCGGAGCACCAGCCCGGCCGCCGGTGGGGACATCGCCGCCGCGACCGCGAGCGGGTCCTCCGCGCACCAGGCCAGGATGACGGTCCACGCCGGTGGCTCCTGGTCCGCGACGGTCGAGGTGCGGCTCTCGAAGGCCCAGGCACCGACCACGCCCGGCGTCGCGGCGAGGTCGCGTGCCGCCTCCGGGCGGCTGCCGCGGTGAACCTCGAGCACGACGCCGGGGTGCGCCCGGAACGGCACCGCGGGCGCCGAGAGCGGCGACCCCGGCGCGACGCACGAGGCGACCGGCTCGAAGAAGCCGGTGAACCGCCGCTCGGTCCAGGCCAGGTCCGGGCGGCGCCCCTGCTCGCCGGTGCTGGCACCGAGCGCCAGCCACTCCGCGATGCTGGCGCGGGCGGGCTCGGCGAACCAGTACACCGCGACGTAGTCCGCGCCGGTGAACGCCGCCTCGTCGTCGACCTCGGAGGCGGTCCGGCACGCCGGCGTCCGCACCCACCGGTCGCCGTGCAGCACCCCCGGCAGCGCCCGGTTCTCCGGTTGGTGGTCGCCCACGTGCCAGGCGTTGTAGTCGCGGTGGCGCCGCGGGTCGGTCACCCGCGGGAAGGAGAAGAACACCCGCGACGCCGACCCCAGGTCGCTCACCCCGGCGCTCCCCGTCGTGTCCACGGGCCCACGCTGGCCGCCGCGCGTGACCCCGGCCCGCCCGGTCCCGCTGGCCGGGAGCAACCAGGTGCGGGCATGCCGCGTCCCACGTCCGACGCGGTCGAGTGCTCGGGGGCGTCCGCCGGCCGGCCGGCGGTGCGGAAGGTTCAGCGGCCAGCCGAGGAACCTCCCGGTGGGCCGCTGAAACCTCATCGGCCAAGCGCCAGTTCCAGCGGCCGGCCGGTGAAGCATCCGGCGACACGAAGGAGAGGTGAGCAAGGATAACGGTGCGGCCCAGGTGGGGGAGGCGGCGAGCGGCGGTGGCGGCCCTCGCCGCGGCGTTCTCGGCTCCTGCGCGGGCGACGACCTGGACCGGCACCGCGGCCCGGCGGCGGTCGCCCAGCCGGACCGGCCGCCCGAGCCGGCACGGAAGGCGCCGGAAACACCAGGGACGCAGGGGACGCCGCGGCTGGTGCAGGACCCGGCCGCGCCGGTGGCGGCGGACCTCCTCCGGCTCGCCCGCGCGTTCGTGGCGTACGCCGCGGGCGGGAGCGGCACGTTCCGCCACGGCGAGTCGCTGGTCCTGGGCCTCGACGGCGCGGCGGTGCGGTCGGTCGACGACGTCCCCGCGGCCCTGCGGCGCCGCTCCACCTGGCGGCCCTGCCCCGACGGCCAGGAGCTGCACGGGGCGGCCTCCTGCCCGGTCGACCTGCTCGGCCCGGTCGCCGCCGCCGCGGAGAACGGCGTGCCGCTCGTCGTGTCGGGCCGCCACGACGGGGTGGTCTGCGCGCACCCGCGGCGCGGGCCGCTCCCGGCGGGACGGCTGGTCGTCCTGCGACCGCCACCGGACCGGCGGACCTGCGCGAGCGACTTCGCCCTCGTGCTCGCCGCGGACGGTCAGGGCCGGCTCGGGGCCGTGGACCTGACGCTGTCCGACCCCTGATCCCGGCCCCGATCCCGGCCCTGACCCTGGCCGTGACCAGCGCTGACACCGGCGACCGCCAGCAGGCGCTCGCACTCCTCGACCAGCCGCCGGCGCAGGGGAGCGCCGCGCTCGGCGAAGGCGCGCTGCGCGGCGACGTACTCCTGCTTGCCCTCGGGCGTCTCGACGCGCACCGGGTCGAAGCCCAGGTCCTGCAGGTCGTACGGCGCGGCCCGCATGTCGAGCTCGCGGATGTCCCGCGCCAGCTCGAAGCAGTCCGCGACCACGTCCGAGCTGATCATCGGCGTGAGGCGGAAGGCGTGCTTGTAGAGGTCCATGCCCGCGTGCAGGCAGGCCGGCTGCTCGAACGCCGGCCGGTCGGCGCTGGTGGGCCGCAGCGTGTTCAGTGGACGGGCCGGGCCGGTGAAGAACCGGTAGGCGTCGAAGTGGGAGCAGGCCACCTTGTGCGACTCCACGACCGCGTCGGTGCCGGCCGGACCCAGGCGCAGCGGCCAGTCGGCGTGCCGCGTCTCGTCCTCCTCGAGCCGGTAGACCATCGCCCACTCGTGCATCCCGAAGCAGCCGAAGTTCGCGGGTCGCCCCTCGGTGGCCGTCAGCAGGGTGTGCAGCGACTCGAGCAGGGGCCGCTGAGAGCGCACGTGCTCGGCCGTGACGGTGACCACGTCCCCGGCCGTGCCGCCCGGGAGGACGCCGTACCCCTTGAAGCCGGAGAGCTCGTCGGCGCCGACCAGCCCCGTGCCGTGGCCGGGGTGCCAGCGCCGCAGCTGCGCGGGCCGCTGGGAGTAGTAGGTGAAGAGGAAGTCGTGGACCGGGTGCTTGACCCGTCCCTCGCGGCGCGCGAGGTGGGGGCGCACGAACGTGTCGACGCGGGCGGCGTGTGCCGCGGCTCTCGCCTGCCACTCGGCCCGGTCCAGCACCTCCACGGGCGTCGATGCTAGGTCGATAGTGTCGTGGTGTGCGCATCGCGAGATTCACCACAGGCGAGGACCCGCAGTACGGCGTCGTGACCGGCGACCTCGACGAGTTCGGCCAGCCCGGCGAGGACGCAGTCGTCGTCGCGCTCGCGGGCGACCCGTTGTACGTCGGCGTGAAGCTGCTCGACACCGAGCACCGGTTGGA
This window harbors:
- a CDS encoding 3-methyladenine DNA glycosylase, with the protein product MEVLDRAEWQARAAAHAARVDTFVRPHLARREGRVKHPVHDFLFTYYSQRPAQLRRWHPGHGTGLVGADELSGFKGYGVLPGGTAGDVVTVTAEHVRSQRPLLESLHTLLTATEGRPANFGCFGMHEWAMVYRLEEDETRHADWPLRLGPAGTDAVVESHKVACSHFDAYRFFTGPARPLNTLRPTSADRPAFEQPACLHAGMDLYKHAFRLTPMISSDVVADCFELARDIRELDMRAAPYDLQDLGFDPVRVETPEGKQEYVAAQRAFAERGAPLRRRLVEECERLLAVAGVSAGHGQGQGRDRGRDQGSDSVRSTAPSRP